In one window of Littorina saxatilis isolate snail1 linkage group LG11, US_GU_Lsax_2.0, whole genome shotgun sequence DNA:
- the LOC138980718 gene encoding uncharacterized protein: MTESPSTTDSSFSTESPFTIESSSTTEPSSTTELLFTTEPSSSTESSSTTESPSTTESTTTESSSTTEPSSTTDPSSSTEPASTTEPPSTTESPSTTESLSTAESSSTTGQSSSTESSSTTEPSSPTESSYTTEPPSTTESSSTTESSSTTELFSTTEPSSSTSSSYTTKLPSTTESSSTTELASTTESSSTTELASTFVSSSRTESSTTESSSTTETSPPTKATSTTESSSTTEPSSTTEPSSTTETSSTTESSSRTDSTSTTAKKQRNTVLTNTRTGQDVTSLFRLSTTASSSSSTESSSSTESSSSTESSSTTEPSSKTEPSSTTESSSSTESSSTTEPSSKTEPSSSTESSSSTESSSTTEPSSSNE; the protein is encoded by the exons ATGACTGAATCACCTTCCACAACTGATTCATCCTTCTCAACTGAGTCACCATTCACAATTGAGTCATCCTCCACAACTGAGCCATCATCTACAACTGAATTATTATTCACAACTGAGCCATCATCCTCAACTGAATCATCATCCACAACTGAATCACCATCCACAACTGAATCAACTACAACTGAATCATCATCCACAACTGAGCCATCATCCACAACTGATCCATCATCCTCAACTGAGCCAGCATCCACCACTGAGCCACCATCTACAACTGAGTCACCATCTACAACTGAATCATTATCCACAGCTGAATCATCATCCACAACTGGGCAATCGTCCTCAACTGAATCATCATCCACAACTGAGCCATCGTCCCCAACTGAATCATCATACACAACTGAGCCACCATCCACAACTGAATCATCATCCACAACTGAATCATCCTCCACAACAGAATTATTTTCCACAACTGAGCCATCGTCCTCAACTTCATCATCATATACAACTAAGCTACCATCCACAACTGAGTCATCATCCACAACTGAGTTAGCATCCACAACTGAGTCATCATCCACAACTGAGTTAGCATCCACATTTGTTTCATCATCCAGAACTGAGTCATCCACAACTGAATCATCATCCACAACTGAGACATCACCTCCAACTAAGGCAACATCCACAACTGAATCATCATCCACAACTGAGCCATCGTCCACAACTGAGCCATCATCCACAACTGAGACATCCTCTACAACTGAATCATCATCCAGAACAGACTCAACATCTACAACTgctaaaaaacaaaggaatactgtactcaccaatacaagaacgggacaagacg tcacttcgttgtttagattatcTACAACTGCGTCATCATCCTCCTCAACTGAGTCATCCTCCTCAACTGAGTCATCCTCCTCAACTGAGTCGTCATCCACAACTGAGCCATCATCCAAAACTGAGCCATCATCCACAACTGAGTCATCCTCCTCAACTGAGTCATCATCCACAACTGAGCCATCATCCAAAACTGAGCCATCCTCCTCAACTGAGTCATCCTCCTCAACTGAGTCATCATCCACAACTGAGCCATCATCCTCAAATGAGTAA
- the LOC138980720 gene encoding mucin-2-like, protein MRSNGTRCRFPPEPLYSHNNSGHIYKHGKPGANSVYCTESQVNRKSNDNGNNISRSHNRIVYNSNTCTNFYFTDVQETTTEVSATGLTETTTDAESTTTPTAEPILSIVTDPTESSTAETTTGVLTTTTEAGSTTAPTAETTTEALTTTTEAQPTTTTTAEPALSIVTDPTESSTVETTPEALTTTTEAESTTAAETTTEALTTTTESESTPATAAETTTEALTTTTDAESTTAPTETTTEALTTTTAPTIEPTLSIVTDPNESSTVETTPEALTTTTEAESTPATAAETTTEALTTTTEAQSTTAPTAETTTEALTTTTEAESTPATAAETTTEALTTTTDAESTPATAAETTTEALTTTTDAESTTATAAETTTEALTTTTEAVSTTAPTLEPYLSIVTDPTESSTAKTTTEALTTTTVEQSTTAAETTTEALTTTTDVESTTATAAETTTEALTTTTDAESTTATAAETTTEALTTTTKEQSTTAAETTTEALTTTTDAESTTASAAETTTEALTTTTESESTPALTTETTTETLTTTTEAVSTTAPTETTTEALTTTTATTTEAQSTTAAETTTEALTTTTEATTATTTETTTEALTTTTEAESTTVTTAETTTEALTTTTEAHSTRAPTAEPTLSIVTDPTESSTAETTTEALTITTEAQSTTAPTAETTTEALTTTTEAHSTTAPTETTTEALTTTTEAESTTAPTETTTEALTTTTDAESTPGTAAETTTEALTTTTDAESTTATAAETTTEALTTTTEAVSTTAPTLEPYLSIVTDPTESSTAKTTTEALTTTTVEQSTTAAETTTEALTTTTDVESTTATAAETTTEALTTTTDAESTTATAAETTTEALTTTTKEQSTTAAETTTEALTTTTDAESTTATTAETTTEALTTTTESESTPALTTETTTETLTTTTEAVSTTAPTAETTTEALPTTTAPTIEPTLFIVTDPTEFSTAETTTEALTTTTEAQSTTAAETTTEALKTTREATTATTTETTTEALTTTTEAESTTVTTAETTTEALTTTTEAHSTTAPTAESTLSIVTDPTESSAETTTEALTTTTEAQSTTAAETTTEALTTTTEAESTTVTTAETTTEALTTTTEAHSTRAPTAEPTLSIVTDPTESSTAETTTEASTTTTGTGSTTAPTADTTTEALTTTTEAHSTTAAETTTEALTTTTDVESTTATTAETTTEALITTTEAVSTTAPTADTTTEALTTTTAPTAEPTLSVVTDPTESSTAKTTTEALTTMTEAESTTAAETTTEALTTTTEAESTTAPTAEPTLSVVTDPTESSTAETTTEALTTMTEAESTTAAETTTEALTITTEAESTTAPTAEPTLSNVTDPTESSTAETTTEALTITTEAQSTTAAETTTEALKTTREATTATTTETTTEALTTTTEAESTTAPTIEPTLFIVSDPTESSTAETTTEALTTMTEAESTTAAETTTEALKTTREATTATTTETTTEASTTTTEATTATTADTTTEALKTTREATTATTTETTTEALTTTTEAESTTVTTAETTTEALTTTTEA, encoded by the exons GAAAACCCGGCGCCAACTCTGTCTATTGTACTGAATCCCAAGTCAACAGAAAGTCCAACGACAACGGCAACAACATCAGCCGCTCCCACAACAGAATCGTCTACAACAGCAACACATGCACCAACTTCTACT TTACTGACGTTCAAGAAACAACAACGGAAGTTTCAGCAACAGGTCTGACGGAAACAACTACAGACGCAGAATCTACAACTACGCCAACAGCAGAACCTATTCTTTCCATTGTTACCGATCCGACTGAATCCTCTACAGCAGAAACAACGACTGGAGTCTTAACAACCACAACAGAAGCAGGATCTACAACAGCCCCAACAGCAGAAACAACGACTGAAGCATTAACAACCACAACAGAAGCACAACCTACAACCACCACAACAGCAGAACCTGCTCTTTCCATTGTTACCGATCCGACTGAATCCTCTACAGTAGAAACAACGCCTGAAGCCTTAACAACCACAACAGAAGCGGAATCTACAACAGCAGCAGAAACAACGACTGAAGCCTTAACAACTACAACAGAATCAGAATCTACACCAGCCACAGCAGCAGAAACAACGACTGAAGCCTTAACAACTACAACAGATGCAGAATCTACAACAGCCCCGACAGAAACAACGACTGAAGCCTTAACAACCACAACAGCCCCAACAATAGAACCTACTCTTTCCATTGTTACTGATCCGAATGAATCCTCTACAGTAGAAACAACGCCTGAAGCCTTAACAACCACAACAGAAGCAGAATCTACACCAGCCACAGCAGCAGAAACAACGACTGAAGCCTTAACAACCACAACAGAAGCACAATCTACAACAGCCCCAACAGCAGAAACAACGACTGAAGCCTTAACAACCACAACAGAAGCAGAATCTACACCAGCCACAGCAGCAGAAACAACGACTGAAGCCTTAACAACTACAACAGATGCAGAATCTACACCAGCCACAGCAGCAGAAACAACGACTGAAGCCTTAACAACTACAACAGATGCAGAATCTACAACAGCCACAGCAGCAGAAACAACGACTGAAGCCTTAACAACCACAACAGAAGCAGTTTCTACAACAGCCCCAACACTAGAACCTTATCTTTCCATTGTTACTGATCCGACTGAATCCTCTACAGCAAAAACAACGACTGAAGCCTTAACAACCACAACAGTAGAACAATCTACAACAGCAGCAGAAACAACGACCGAAGCCTTAACAACTACAACAGATGTGGAATCTACAACAGCCACAGCAGCAGAAACAACGACTGAAGCCTTAACAACTACAACAGATGCAGAATCTACAACAGCCACAGCAGCAGAAACAACGACTGAAGCCttaacaaccacaacaaaagAACAATCTACAACAGCAGCAGAAACAACGACTGAAGCCTTAACAACTACAACAGATGCAGAATCTACAACAGCCTCAGCAGCAGAAACAACGACTGAAGCCTTAACAACCACAACAGAATCAGAATCTACACCAGCCCTAACAACAGAAACAACGACTGAAACATTAACAACCACAACAGAAGCAGTTTCTACAACAGCCCCGACAGAAACAACGACTGAAGCCTTAACAACCACAACAG CAACCACAACAGAAGCACAATCTACAACAGCAGCAGAAACAACGACTGAAGCCTTAACAACTACAACAGAAGcaacaacagccacaacaacagaaacaacgaCTGAAGCCTTAACAACTACAACAGAAGCAGAATCTACAACAGTCACAACAGCAGAAACAACGACTGAAGCCTTAACAACCACAACAGAAGCACATTCTACAAGAGCACCAACAGCAGAACCTACTCTTTCCATTGTTACCGATCCGACTGAATCCTCTACAGCAGAAACAACGACTGAAGCTTTAACAATCACAACAGAAGCACAATCTACAACAGCCCCAACAGCAGAAACAACGACTGAAGCCTTAACAACCACAACAGAAGCACATTCTACAACAGCCCCGACAGAAACAACGACTGAAGCCTTAACAACCACAACAGAAGCAGAATCTACAACAGCCCCGACAGAAACAACGACTGAAGCCTTAACAACCACAACAGATGCAGAATCTACACCAGGCACAGCAGCAGAAACAACGACTGAAGCCTTAACAACTACAACAGATGCAGAATCTACAACAGCCACAGCAGCAGAAACAACGACTGAAGCCTTAACAACCACAACAGAAGCAGTTTCTACAACAGCCCCAACACTAGAACCTTATCTTTCCATTGTTACTGATCCGACTGAATCCTCTACAGCAAAAACAACGACTGAAGCCTTAACAACCACAACAGTAGAACAATCTACAACAGCAGCAGAAACAACGACCGAAGCCTTAACAACTACAACAGATGTGGAATCTACAACAGCCACAGCAGCAGAAACAACGACTGAAGCCTTAACAACTACAACAGATGCAGAATCTACAACAGCCACAGCAGCAGAAACAACGACTGAAGCCttaacaaccacaacaaaagAACAATCTACAACAGCAGCAGAAACAACGACTGAAGCCTTAACAACTACAACAGATGCAGAATCTACAACAGCCACAACAGCAGAAACAACGACTGAAGCCTTAACAACCACAACAGAATCAGAATCTACACCAGCCCTAACAACAGAAACAACGACTGAAACATTAACAACCACAACAGAAGCAGTTTCTACAACAGCCCCAACAGCAGAAACAACGACTGAAGCCTTACCAACCACAACAGCCCCAACAATAGAACCTACTCTTTTCATTGTTACTGATCCGACTGAATTCTCTACAGCAGAAACAACGACTGAAGCCTTAACAACCACAACAGAAGCACAATCTACAACAGCAGCAGAAACAACGACTGAAGCCTTAAAAACTACAAGAGAAGcaacaacagccacaacaacagaaacaacgaCTGAAGCCTTAACAACTACAACAGAAGCAGAATCTACAACAGTCACAACAGCAGAAACAACGACTGAAGCCTTAACAACCACAACAGAAGCACATTCTACAACAGCACCAACAGCAGAATCTACTCTTTCCATTGTTACCGATCCGACTGAATCCT CAGCAGAAACAACGACTGAAGCCTTAACAACCACAACAGAAGCACAATCTACAACAGCAGCAGAAACAACGACTGAAGCCTTAACAACCACAACAGAAGCAGAATCTACAACAGTCACAACAGCAGAAACAACGACTGAAGCCTTAACAACCACAACAGAAGCACATTCTACAAGAGCACCAACAGCAGAACCTACTCTTTCCATTGTTACCGATCCGACTGAATCATCAACAGCAGAAACAACGACTGAAGcctcaacaaccacaacagGAACAGGATCTACAACAGCCCCAACAGCAGACACAACGACTGAAGCCTTAACAACCACAACAGAAGCACATTCTACAACAGCAGCAGAAACAACGACTGAAGCCTTAACAACTACAACAGATGTAGAATCTACAACAGCCACAACAGCAGAAACAACGACTGAAGCCTTAATAACCACAACAGAAGCAGTTTCTACAACAGCCCCAACAGCAGACACAACGACTGAAGCCTTAACAACCACAACAGCCCCAACAGCAGAACCTACTCTTTCCGTTGTTACCGATCCGACTGAATCCTCTACAGCAAAAACAACGACTGAAGCCTTAACAACCATGACAGAAGCAGAATCTACGACAGCAGCAGAAACAACGACTGAAGCTTTAACAACCACAACAGAAGCAGAATCTACAACAGCCCCAACAGCAGAACCTACTCTTTCCGTTGTTACCGATCCGACTGAATCCTCTACAGCAGAAACAACGACTGAAGCCTTAACAACCATGACAGAAGCAGAATCTACGACAGCAGCAGAAACAACGACTGAAGCTTTAACAATCACAACAGAAGCAGAATCTACAACAGCCCCAACAGCAGAACCTACTCTTTCCAATGTTACCGATCCGACTGAATCCTCTACAGCAGAAACAACGACTGAAGCTTTAACAATCACAACAGAAGCACAATCTACAACAGCAGCAGAAACAACGACTGAAGCCTTAAAAACTACAAGAGAAGcaacaacagccacaacaacagaaacaacgaCTGAAGCCTTAACAACTACAACAGAAGCAGAATCTACAACAGCCCCAACAATAGAACCTACTCTTTTCATTGTTTCGGATCCGACTGAATCCTCTACAGCAGAAACAACGACTGAAGCCTTAACAACCATGACAGAAGCAGAATCTACGACAGCAGCAGAAACAACGACTGAAGCTTTAAAAACTACAAGAGAAGcaacaacagccacaacaacagaaacaacgaCTGAAGcctcaacaaccacaacagaaGCAACAACAGCCACAACAGCAGACACAACGACTGAAGCCTTAAAAACTACAAGAGAAGcaacaacagccacaacaacagaaacaacgaCTGAAGCCTTAACAACTACAACAGAAGCAGAATCTACAACAGTCACAACAGCAGAAACAACGACTGAAGCCTTAACAACCACAACAGAAGCATAA